One window from the genome of Erwinia sorbitola encodes:
- a CDS encoding phage integrase N-terminal domain-containing protein, whose amino-acid sequence MRSSSLKTKHITYLVKQWQEQKLSTGTIKNRMAHLRWWAEKVGKKGSDP is encoded by the coding sequence ATGCGTTCTTCTTCTCTAAAAACTAAACATATTACCTATTTAGTTAAGCAGTGGCAGGAGCAAAAATTATCAACAGGTACGATTAAAAATCGCATGGCACATCTACGTTGGTGGGCTGAAAAAGTCGGTAAAAAGGGGAGCGATCCCTAA
- a CDS encoding integrase domain-containing protein: MNFQSAYADKGDHVQLKGSWTKGGRERTTPILTAKQRYMLDEVHKLAYKGSLIPVDKSYIQQRNVYDGQCQRAGLNKMHGLRHAYAQARYKVLTGWQVPKARGAGRKELTPEQQIKDAFARQTISRELGHERVEVVAVKFFLSNFIQDKDGDEYECEF, encoded by the coding sequence ATCAACTTCCAGTCCGCATATGCTGATAAAGGCGATCATGTTCAATTAAAAGGCAGTTGGACAAAAGGAGGCCGCGAAAGAACGACCCCAATTTTGACGGCAAAGCAACGGTATATGCTTGATGAAGTGCACAAACTTGCCTATAAAGGTTCGCTTATTCCTGTTGATAAGAGTTATATTCAACAACGTAATGTATATGATGGACAGTGCCAAAGAGCAGGATTAAATAAAATGCACGGTTTGCGACATGCTTATGCACAAGCAAGATATAAAGTCCTGACTGGCTGGCAAGTACCTAAGGCGCGTGGGGCAGGGAGGAAAGAACTGACTCCCGAGCAACAGATTAAAGATGCCTTTGCCAGACAGACGATTAGTCGGGAGCTGGGGCATGAGAGGGTTGAGGTTGTGGCGGTGAAATTTTTTCTAAGTAATTT